A section of the Enterobacter sp. C2 genome encodes:
- a CDS encoding ABC transporter ATP-binding protein: MTILTSERSAPRLNLGIILLVAGLLLAPWLASAAGGNYWVRVIDFTLLYIMLALGLNIVVGFTGLLDMGFIAFYAVGAYLAALLASPHLLDAFPVLQGYFSDGLHVSYGVLIPLAAFIAGICGILLGAPTLRLRGDYLAIVTLGFGEIIRILMRNLDRPVNITNGAKGISGIDSLSLFGLQFRGVYHLLGVKIPALYLWYYLFAALIVAIVFICIRLQRSRVGRAWHAIREDEDVARAMGINVRNFKLLAFAMGASFGGVAGVMFASFQGFVSPESFTLQESIVVLAMVVLGGIGHVPGVILGAVMLSALPELLRSQAVPVQEALFGTVLVDPEILRQLFYGLALVLVMIFRPGGVWPAKHAGVKA; encoded by the coding sequence ATGACTATTTTAACCTCCGAACGCAGCGCACCGCGTCTTAACCTCGGCATTATTCTGCTGGTGGCCGGGCTGCTGCTCGCCCCGTGGCTGGCCTCTGCCGCTGGTGGCAACTACTGGGTGCGGGTGATCGACTTTACCCTGCTCTACATCATGCTCGCCCTGGGGCTGAATATTGTGGTCGGCTTTACCGGCCTGCTGGATATGGGCTTTATCGCCTTCTACGCTGTCGGGGCCTACCTTGCGGCGCTGCTCGCTTCCCCGCACCTGCTCGATGCCTTCCCGGTATTGCAGGGCTACTTTAGCGATGGGCTGCACGTCTCCTACGGGGTGCTTATCCCGCTGGCGGCCTTCATTGCCGGGATCTGCGGCATCCTGCTTGGCGCGCCGACCCTGCGCCTGCGCGGGGACTATCTGGCGATTGTGACTCTCGGCTTCGGGGAGATTATCCGCATCCTGATGCGCAACCTCGATCGCCCGGTCAATATTACCAACGGCGCGAAGGGCATCTCGGGTATCGACTCCCTGAGCCTGTTTGGCCTGCAATTCCGCGGCGTCTACCACCTGCTGGGGGTGAAAATTCCCGCGCTCTATCTCTGGTACTACCTGTTTGCGGCGCTGATTGTGGCGATCGTCTTTATCTGTATCCGTCTGCAACGCTCCCGGGTAGGCCGGGCCTGGCACGCCATCCGTGAGGATGAGGACGTGGCGCGGGCGATGGGAATCAACGTGCGCAACTTTAAGCTGCTGGCCTTCGCGATGGGCGCTTCCTTTGGCGGCGTCGCCGGGGTGATGTTTGCCTCGTTCCAGGGCTTCGTCTCCCCGGAATCCTTTACGTTGCAGGAGTCCATCGTCGTGCTGGCGATGGTGGTGCTGGGGGGCATCGGCCACGTGCCGGGCGTGATCCTCGGTGCGGTGATGCTCTCGGCGCTGCCGGAGCTGCTGCGCAGCCAGGCCGTGCCGGTGCAGGAGGCGCTGTTCGGTACCGTGCTGGTGGATCCGGAGATCCTGCGTCAGCTCTTCTACGGCCTGGCGCTGGTGCTGGTGATGATTTTCCGTCCGGGGGGCGTCTGGCCCGCTAAACACGCGGGGGTAAAAGCATGA
- a CDS encoding ABC transporter ATP-binding protein, producing MSLLTIRNLNKRFGGLVAVNDVSLSVKAGEIYGLIGPNGAGKTTCFNLITGLYTADSGEFSLADAPYSPKAIEKVTQAGIARTFQNLRLFNDMSVLENVMIGRHVRTRNGLWAAITRHKRAREEEAETERQAWYWLEYTGIAQFAHYRACDLAYGHQRRLEIARALATDPKLLALDEPAAGMNAAEKIALGELLRRIRDDGKTILIIEHDVKLIMSLCDRISVLDYGKVIAEGEPEAIRRHPEVIRAYLGGNAHV from the coding sequence ATGAGCCTGTTAACGATCCGTAATCTGAACAAACGCTTCGGCGGCCTGGTGGCGGTCAACGACGTCAGCCTGTCGGTGAAGGCGGGAGAGATCTACGGCCTGATTGGCCCCAACGGCGCGGGCAAAACCACCTGCTTCAACCTGATCACCGGTCTTTATACCGCTGACAGCGGCGAGTTTAGCCTGGCCGATGCGCCTTACTCGCCAAAGGCGATTGAGAAAGTGACCCAGGCGGGCATCGCCCGCACCTTCCAGAACCTGCGCCTGTTTAACGATATGAGCGTGCTGGAGAACGTGATGATCGGCCGCCACGTCCGCACCCGCAACGGTCTGTGGGCCGCCATCACCCGCCATAAGCGGGCGAGGGAGGAGGAGGCAGAGACCGAGCGCCAGGCCTGGTACTGGCTGGAGTACACCGGTATTGCCCAGTTTGCCCACTACCGCGCCTGCGATCTCGCCTATGGCCATCAGCGTCGTCTTGAGATTGCCCGCGCGCTGGCAACCGACCCTAAGCTGCTGGCCCTCGACGAGCCGGCGGCAGGCATGAACGCGGCGGAGAAAATCGCCCTCGGCGAGCTGCTGCGCCGTATTCGTGACGATGGCAAAACCATTTTAATTATCGAGCATGACGTGAAGCTGATTATGAGCCTCTGCGACCGCATCAGCGTGTTGGACTACGGCAAAGTGATTGCCGAAGGAGAGCCGGAGGCCATTCGTCGCCATCCGGAAGTGATCCGCGCCTATCTGGGAGGGAACGCCCATGTCTGA